In Rhipicephalus microplus isolate Deutch F79 unplaced genomic scaffold, USDA_Rmic scaffold_18, whole genome shotgun sequence, the genomic stretch atcataaataaCCTAGGAGTAAAAAATTTGGGCTGGTTGAATGGCATTTCAGCCAATgcttcattgatgacaacctgtATTTATCATCGTCGCTGCTTCAAGTAATCTCAGAAGGTGGTAATTATTTAGTACAAGAATCAGTAACTTGTATAACGCACGCGTCTCGCCAGACAGTATTATAATTCGCCGCCCGCGGCACGATGCCAGACCCCTCTCTTCTTTCCGTATCACTGTATATGCGGAAGACGAAGTACAAGTTTTGAACTAAAATGCAATTTTTGCCTGAGACCCGTTTCATTGAATGCTTGCAGTATGCATGCTCAAAATAAACATGAATTCCACTCAAGTTCGGAAACTTTTTTCCAGTTAGTCGAGTTCTTTCTCTTCATTTGCTAAGCCTCCCCTTCTCACCCCTGCCACCTCTATTTGCCACCTCTATTTGCCACTGATATGTCCGCTCCCCGCAACTTGACCCGATGTCTCAAAAGGTGGCCAACCCCTGACTTAGTGTAACAGGAAGCACCATAATAAACTGCGAAAGGGTATAACTAGTATAAATTATGGCTGCTAGAAATCTAAAACTTTGTAGAACACTTTATTAaaagaaatatttgaaaaatcaaacacacaAGACTATAGGTGACAGATTGGTTTATACCATATATGTTTATTTTTGTTCTAGCTCAAAGAGATCAATTCTTGATACGGCCATCATAGACGAGGCAATAATTTAAAACAGGGCTCATCAAGAAATTACTTCCGGTTTATCCATCTCTCTGCTTCAGATTCTTCCCGTGGGTACACGCCAGAAATATAGAAGCGTTAGGCGGGTTCTATACGAAACATAGAACACGTATGATTGGAAAGATAAAACACGAGTAGACTGccactttctttttccttcttgtaAACTAATGTCTTTGAAATTTTATTGATAAAAGCACCTACACAGACAATATCGTAGTTGTAACTTCGTAGCCAATCATGAAATAAACGAGTATAGATTGCATGAAAACGGCCTATAAAGCGTTCAAGATGAGGTAGGCGTGATTGGTATGATTATGCTTCATTATTTATCAAAGCTTATAATTGGTCATGCCGCCTTGGAATACACCACTTCAAAGTCGCGAGCTTCATTGAAAGCGTTATTCAAAAAGTTTCGCCATTCGTAACGGCCAATTTTCATTGTGAGAGATGTATGTAGTGTCCACATTTGCAACTTAAATGTTACCAGCGAGGTGCCAAATGGGGTAATGATGCGACTGAAATGTTCTAGCAGCAGCAGTTCCACTACCAGGCACTTTCGTGAACATGTACCCATGTTTCAAAGTGAACCGAACGTTCGACAGGGTTCTGCATTTACCGAGCCCAGACGTCTTAAATTTCATGGTATCAAGGCCTATGGCACGGAGACACTGAATAAGAAGATGCAGTGACACACAGCAAGTGCGTGTATCTTTAGAAGGGAAGCTCCTTAGGCCCACACTCCACCATCACCGTCGACACTTCCTGCGCCAGGTAAGCGCACCGAGAAAAACAGGTGCGCACTCCCGGCGCAGCGGCAAAGCAGGCACCACGGCTGATGGCTCGCGTTGAGCCGTGCGCGCCGCACATTCATTCGCCAAGTCGTTTTCATAACCGAGCGCGGCCAACGCTTTCCCTACCCGCTCCCCACGCTACCGCCTTCACGAAAGCCAGCAGTGAGATCAGGCGCATAGTCATTTGCCTTTCATTTCTAAGAACCTTCGCTCAACGGTTGTATTTGAAGTGACTttgaaaaggaaaaaaggaagaaataagcgcagtttcGTTACTGTCTCTCCTAAACGACGGCACCTCCACAGTTCCGTGCAGGGAATGGGGGAATAGGAATTAAAGGGAGAGCAGAAAAGAGGCAAGAAAaaggtagaggaaaaaaaaagcgaattcAAACTGCAGGTCGCGCGCGCGCAAGATGAAGACCCGTATGCCACACGCAGTCGACTGAGATTATCACGACGAAGGTTGGGGGTAGAATGATGTGCACGTTTCAACGCGGGCCATCGGTTGTATTCGTACTTAGGAACTGCTAGTTTTTCGGGTGTCTTTATGATGTGCCGCGAAACAATGTAGTTTTGGATGATGTATACCAGCAAGCGCATGTAGCTAGCCTTACTGAACGCGAACTTCGCCGGTTAGCAACGTCATCACAGAATTTAGGTTCGATATCGTGTAAGGACCTCCACCCGTGTTCTTTTGGGACATGCAGGTACTTTGGGATTCTTCGGCGACCACAACAGTATGGACTACGTCTTCTTCTCAGCGATGGCTTCGAGCTTCTCAGTGCTGCACACACTGTGGAGCGTAATAGCCTCCCGCGCTCTGATTCTACGGCAAAACTGCGTTTTTCTCTTCGTGCCGGCGGCCCACTTGTTCACGTCATCCATGACGATGCTAAGTCAACAAGCGCACGTGGACGTCAGGTACAAGGTCATCCCTTTCGTATCAGTCGGCGTGGTGCTCTACCTGACAGCCGTGACGGCTTTCATTGTGTCCGGAGGTACACCGAAGAATCTGCTTACCTGTCTCAGAAATCTGCGACGTGGCACAAGCGTGCCTTCTAACGTACCTGAGAGGATTGTGTTCCATCCAGAGCCTCTTTAAACACAACTGCATATATTTGATGAGAAATTTCATTGAGATGGCAAGATGATAATGTTTCAATACAATATTTTTAAAAAGTATACGTCTGCCTGCTTTGGTGGAGTATCACTAACAGCGCAAGCCTTCTTCTTTTGGATGTGTTGCGCAAAGCATTCTTATCCCGTTTTACAACCGTGTTTTGTTCATGGTACCAACAGATCTTGCTTTCGACTGAACTCAGTCTGGATGATTCGCTGCAAACGGAAAATGTGTTgcgaacaaataaataaataaagttcaaCTTCATAAGGCTCCATTCAAGTTATATCTCAATTCAGAAGCTGAAGACGTACACAAAAAAAGACAGTAATGTGATTGTGAAAGCTGGCGAAGCGAAATTCGAAAACACGAGGTGTATACAGATACCAGCGTTTTGACAAAtgaatttgtgtttttttttgtgtggacaTACGTTAGTGATTTATAGCTTGAGATATTATCAAAATATGCGTAAAAACTGAATGGTTTAGTAACCAGAAAAGGCAGCGCAAGAACGAGACTTATGTGGTGCGCAACATTGACTAGAAATCATCATTTGTTCGATTCTTTAGTGATTATCTATAATGCATGACACTGCCGCTGAGTAAAATGTGCACAATACAGCACTCGGTGCTGTTTAAAATGACGTAGTTTTGTTTTCAAGCCAGCATTCATCTCGCTAAAGAGAATTTCGTATTATCGTTGGTAGTCGCACTGCTGCCATTGTCGCATTGTACGAAATTGAGCTTGGACAATGCCTATCTGGCTATGTCACTTTCCGTTTCCTATTGCACGTGCGTCGGGCAAGAATAAATAGCAGCAGGAGCATGGTGATTAGTATCAGTGCGCAAGAGACCGTTTCACAGTGTTAGAAATGCAACATCTGAGGCTGCTATAAGGTGGCAGTCTTGCTGCACGTTTATTCCTTTACACTCTATACTTTCTTCGTCTTATATATGCACCCGCACGAATTaactgtaacaacatgactttcTGATATTTTCTATTTCCCTCACTTTAGCCTTTTACTTCACAATCAGGTATACTCGCTATCTTTGATTTTGACCTGCTCGAACGAACTAAAGAAGCAACGATGGCGAGTCCTCCAGAGAAAATTATTCCGGCTATCATACGATATAGGTTGTCATAGGAGCCCATGCGGTCCCGAAAGAAACCTGCAAAGTCCAGAAATGCGACACATTAGAGGAAGTGCACGAATATTTAATGTTTTGTAAAGTGTATTGAAGCGAGTGCACAACGAGATTTATTTAAAAAAGGTGTGTATTTGGCCTAATAAACACAGCAGTCATGCTTGCTTCATCACAACTTGTGAACGAAATAGTCATTACCTGTACTAAGTAGACAAATTCCTACTTGGGACAATGACCAGGGGGCCGTACCGTGAAAGTGAAATGactaaaaaaaaattcggcagatccgaTGTACGTAGGAAATcaatggtatgcgaagcatgcgcgtGCAAGCTGTgtctgttgcaatttttttattgaacaaAACGTTACGAAGTTGCGCTAAAGATATTTACAAATGCACCCACACACATACGTTTAACAGCCGCATACTTTTTGTATCACCAGTTGACTACAGCTGAGTAAAGATTctaacagcaacatgggtattagcaacagcagaagcgttcagctgatataaagcgctgctgCTCTCGAGGATCGTAGCCATGGACAATGCAACATAAGTAAACTTAAGCGGatgacacctaaccacaattgatgttaagcCGACGTAACGGCTTTGTCGTTGAAAAACTTATGCAATGTTTACGAAATTGAAAAGCCAGCACTCAACCACAATTGGTGTTTATCCGAGAATAAGGTCTATTTGAAAGGTACTTCACTTAGCATGGCTCTGGAGTAGAATACTTGATAggcacgcagaatgctagggttcgGTTGTTGCTGGGACAATGACGTTTGTTCTTAGCATTCATTCGGTGAACGCTGTCAATGTTCGCTTTTTTTTAACGATCAGACGTTGAAATTACCTATGTGTGTTCTTCCTGTTCCCAGATATACAAAAACTGCCAAACACATGTGccgcgtatgtgccactgtttcttGGTAAGTTTTTGACGACATACGTGACAGTATTTATGTCATGACCAGCTAGTTCCTtttgtcaaaccattttacccacTCATACgacttttgttttatttaccCCAAGTTAACAGAGTGATCATGAGACCAGCCAGAGGTAGGCGGCTACATTGCAAAGAAAACATCATAGAGCCCATACATTTatgtcctttctctctctttataaggggggggggggggggggcaaaagaatACTGCACTGGTAACTTTCTGGAAGCCTACCCATTTTATCAAACTTGTTCATTTCACACACACACTTGAATACAACGCGACCGTAGCTGACGGTGAAACGGCGATTCGTAGCACGCCAGTTGGAATTTAAGTCATCGCAAGTGCATTTTATTTACTCAAAAATAAGAAGGCGAAATTTTTAAAACAagctggcagatcccacttagagatagatagatagatagatagatagatagatagatagatagatagatagatagatagatagatagatagatagatagatagatagatagatagatagatagatagatagatagatagatagatagatagatagatagatagatagatagatagatagatagatagatagatagatagatagatagatagatagatagatagatagatagatagatagatagatagatagatagatagatgttcaaagccactgaagttcgctaagaaacgcttcgcatttaaaaatggccATGAACCGAGCACGTATactgcgtaggcaggataaccaatGGTCATTAGGCGTAACTCACTGGATTCTTAGAAAAGGCAAAGGTTTGAAGCTGCGACCGAAAACTaggtggcagatgagattaggatgtTTGTAGatataatgtggcagcagaaaaCACAGGGGCCGGTTGATTGGCtgcacatggggggggggggggggggagtctggTGCTCTGCGGCGGGTGTATTCAGGCAGATCATGATAATGACTTGCAAAGCCACTAGTTATTAGATGCTGGAGGGAAAGTGTCTCAGCCTTGGGTGAAAATGATGACTCTATAGATCAGAGCATCTGACGGCTCTGAAGATCGGAATGACAAGAGCACCAGCATCACATCACCCGTAAGCTTAATACTTTCGGCATTAATTTCTTGCTGAGAAACAATAGCTTACTGCTTGAACTGTATGCATACATTACAATGTACTATGCTATTCGCATTGaacgtctctttttttctctctctctttttcgggAAAGGGGAAAATAATCGGGCTCTGCTAACTTTCAGGAAGCCTACCCGTTTTATCAAAACTGTCCCCATCACGCACACGCACTTGAATTCAACGCATGCGTACCTGACGCAGAAACAAGTAAGTTGAAGTTTAAGTGACCGCAATTCACCACTTATGGCGCAGGTGGCGCATAGCTGCTGTGCACTGCTGCGCCCACTGTAGGAGCTACACATTTCCCATTGTTTCAGTCGCAAGCGTACAGATTTGGGTGCCCTCTCCCGCTCGCCAATAACACCATATGTGACTTCTCTGTCACCCTCTTCACCacctacaggttttcccgctcaatttgaTCCAAGCGCCAGCGAAATTAATCTAGgtgccagtcaatttaatccagccgccactcaaATTGGTCaaggtgccattcatttcaatccaagtgccactgaaattaatccaaccgccaacCGATTTAATCCAGACGTCaccgaatttaatcctgatgacattgttaCTTCAAAACAACCCAGAATTTTCGAGAATGCGTCGAGTGAATAGCTTTGGGGTGAATTTAAGAGGGAAAAatcatgaatgagtcactagtgacacaatgtgactcacGCGacttcatcacgcctatcacccgcgtaagcactattcacaccttcgacgtATATATCAAAGGAAACGCCGTACACACAATAATAACTTGAcacttattaaccaggccaatgatctcatcacgagtgactcagATGACGTACTCCCGCATATTACCCATGCACggactgtcttaaccttccgtcatgcataccaaataaaacgtctttgaaagggcaggAGCTTGATACCTAAAGCTCGGCCAAGCCACCAgatcaccagtgactcaggggacgtcatcacccaAATCACCCGCGCTTGTAATTTACTCGCTGgtcgacatgcataccaaacgaaacgtctttgaaagagtaataactcgaaaactgtcactaggcctagtgacgtcatcactagtgactcacatgacgtcatcacgcctatcatgcacgcacgcggtgtcctagcctgtcttcatgcatatcagaAGAAACggctttgagagagtaataacttgaacgctgtcactaggcccagTGATGTCaccactagtgactcgcgtgacgtcatctcgcctaagactcacgcaagcactctctaatgtgacttcatgcatatcaaacaaaacaactttgagagggtaataacttgaacgctgtcactaggcctagtgacgtcatcactagtgactcacgggacgtcatcacgcctgacacccacgcaagcactctgtaacctgccttcatgcatatcaaacaaaacgtctttgaaagggtaataacttgaaagCTGTCACTCGGcatagtgacgtgatcactagtgacttgcgtgacgtcatcacgcctgacacccacgcaagcactctgtaacctgccttcatgcatatcaaacgaaacgactttgagagagtaataactcgaatgccctcactaggcctagcgacgtgattactagtgcctcatgtgacgtcatcacgcctatcacataCGCACGcactgtcctaacctgtcttcatgcatatcaaacgaaacgtctgtggGAGTGCAATAACGtcatacttatgactcggccaatcGTCTTGATCACTATTGACTTACGTGATgtcatcacgactaacactcacgcaagcactctcttaagtgccttcatgaatatcaaacgaaacgtcattgagaggacattaacttgaaggccgttgcaggcagcgcctgctagaaaaaaaattgcccgcagcttccctcgggggaacactgaggaggatgcggagcatataattggttaatggggtgttaaagtgcgacttacttgggtcgatggctaaattggttaaggtggttgtgaaatggggtgttgaattgcgacttacttgggtcgctggctaaattggttaacgtggttgtaggaggggtgttaaatgagtgaacacgtacgacacgtatcccgttttcgaaagtccgggtcctcttgtcgacgcttacgtttcaaagcggccgaatccggtgctgctgctcgacgctgacgtctctcagcggcttcacgttctctaagttgagcatcttccgctcgacgccgacgtttacgttcggcgtcgcgagctcttctccgcgctgccttgtcttcggacgaccacttggttgcggttccgccaacactttggccggcgctggtcgaagagacgtcgatcattgcgacctcggacgtcgacgcgccgtacaaaccaaccgacgagcggtaactgagcgagcgagcaccgaccttgagtatatatacagcgcgacggcgcatgcactgtcagctgtcgaatgttcgagaaaggggagaagcgcaacggcgcatgcgcgcgcgtcagctgccgatgttctcgaagcgcgacggcgcatgcgcgcgcgtcagctgccgatgttctcgaagcgtgacggcgcatgcgcgctacattatacagctagcgaatgttcgtgaagaggagaagcgcacgcggtgtgtagaggaggaagggtgcacagatggtggaggagtgaagcgcgcgcggtgtgtagaggaggaagggatgcacagatggtggaagaaggaggaggaagcttgcggacggcgccgaactacaagcctcgagtattagatgctccgcatctaaaagtgactgctcgcgctgcacagccgttcaccggcTAACCGGTATATGTAGGCGCCAGATCGTGCGTTTCGAATTCAGTTGAAGGCGTTTTAACATGGCTTtcgtttgacttgacgcttttcttgactcgagaAGATGCGATGGATGCAAccgtaccttcaagcagcagaggtgtacaacccaacatcagcgtcccaccactcgttgagggCGACGCATCTCCTTCATTAAATAAAGAGGAATAATAAAagcgaaatgacaattaagcatttttgAAACCAttctcaattacgcaacattcaaccgataccctgaccactctgcgacgcatttacacCAGCTCGTCGTGCGGGAAGATGTAGACggttttttgttgcttctcgtgtttcgaagTATGCCTTGAAagtgcgggcagccaggccgcactactgtgaacggacaggcgtccTACAtcaaacaggcacgcttattccaaacacactaacctataagaaacagcgtggcgtagaatgtagaaagaaaGGCACGAGTCAGGCACTGCATTCAATGGCGCATCTGCAAATAGTCACtagcaaatagcaatagtatgtatctcaagtatggggactgccctctattactacggatttgtttcacaggataaccataTTAAATATTAGTTGAgtcgaaggagtggtagacaaatctgtttgtagcaagttttggagcaggcagaccgtgcgtcttatgcttgattacggATATGCAGTGTTATGACTAGAGGCCAGATTATATGCAAatgcctgtttcgtttcttgcgtTCCTATCGCGTCATTTTGACACATGAGCACAAATAAGAGGGCAAGGAGAGTTTTTATAGttcttttatagtgcctatatatgcctatttCGGACGTTGCTGCCTCAATTCGTAAAAGTGCCTCTAAATGCCTGTTTTCAAAAttgatgcctatataaacgccaTTTAACCTCAAATTTCTTTCAAGTACCGCTGGAGCCCGCTATTCATGTTACCCGGCAAAATTTAGATTTCGGGACACTGGGGGGTGCAAACTACACTTTATTTAACAAGTTACTTTTAGAACTGTCAAGTctagaaggcattttagccaaaaGGAAGGCTGATTAGCCTCTGcccatgtataccatccatgtcgcgtcgtctgctcagcctctttccagcgTACACTCAAATGCTTAGGGAACAGGAGATgcttctgtgcagcggcaggaacatgaagaatgaatgcgaaactgtggatagtcatcaggggaagtaaagtgcagataaaaaaagcactatctatgtagtttttgttttatcagtcatttacatgtggtgcttcactaGGTCACCTGAGAATTTTTACTTAGACAGTGGAAAATGTTGCGTGCCCAATAAAAAGCTTCATATCActagaatgttttttttaattttgatcaTTAGAGGCTGCGAAAGCATGATCTGaagaggtgagcttgaaacctttgcCACTCACTCTATGTACACTTAGCAAGTCCAATaccttccccgctattggtatcacagtcactcggagctggagcatcacacgacgtggatgagcacgtcatgcgcgcgtaagcTACACTcacatgagatgcccatgtcagcccgtgtgcgcaagcggtgttctgccgtctagatgttttttttttgtattgtactgcgagtttttgtgggatggatccctatctgcgcgcacgtttggagatgcaggcttggataacgtatccttaccccgatacacagcgtcacaccgctgcaacttctgtaagggacgatgcaccaaaaccacgcccagcgttgtgaatgctggcaccgACACGATGCgagaactgcgagaacaccaacgcaaacaaaatggaggcaccttagtctcgcatctctctcgatatgaaattaaatgAATAAGGTGAATAGATTTCATATGTGTGTTCTAACAATTTGCCAACCTTCATGCTTCTGTTTAGGCAACTGTttgcacaaattacacacgttgtctcaaatagttctcgctgtgtcacgtactactttgacatatgcAGTACCgttctatcaccttcaccatgttggggcaCACGCCCATGAGATGAAAGTCAAGCCGTGTTAAGTTTGGCATATCACCTCTTTATGACGCGCGTAGTACTGtaaatcttggtaaatgagatcttcAGTGCCCAGTGCATGCATTCCTTTTCGCTTCTCAAAACTTCTAAAGTTGTGTAACGaccctttaaggtgttcacagagagaagaaaaattgagcctgtgggGTTAGACCAAGGTAATACGCCGCAAAAGAATCCTTCTGGCGCTTTGCGCTCTGGCTATTTGTGCATGTGTAGCCCTTCTCAGCTATGCCCCACAGAAAAAGATCCAGAAGCATGTTTATTCGAcggtgcacacttaactgaccatgctgaactagaaatgaAGAGACCGCattctgcgaaccccgcggaTAATCGCATGTCTATGCTAAACTACTACGCGTTTGTACCATTATAAACTAAATCACTTTTGCTTGCTTTCAGGTCGCAGAGACAGATCTCGCACCTGTTTATTGGAAAACTTGAGTTTTGTCAAAGTTTTTtgtgcctatattcacaattttgggAGCCTAAAACAGTATTTTGGCCGCCTATTATTGGCGCCTAAATCAAGGTTTTTTAGTGCTATATAGATGGtctctatagttacgacctacctgacatgttttcgcaatGCCGAAGTGAAGATGATGTCCGGTTAAAACATCcaccgtacctcaagaaaaaaattgttctaATAACATCGGGCTTGTTAAATcggttatgaaatgggtgatgaaagatAACCGGGGCAAGTCAgtgaaaaacaaaatttattattatgcagGCAAAGCAGTTTTCATAAACCCGCACCCGTagttgtgctgctgagcagtgttcgACATATCAAGGaagtcgagggcagcttgtacaaaagtgtaattgtgcctatcataagcggcacagtccacacgcaggatgtgctgcatagagcgccccacggcctcaaccagcagagcacggcgatgttctttcttggagattcctcccggtgtcgtgaggagatcatccctccACTCGCTTAGAGAGCCCTtcacacctgccttgaactttgacAAAAGCTTCTCGATCGGACTGAAGAAtgggctgtatggcggtagccacttgactgtacatgtggtcgcttgccgcgaggacagcctgttcggtGCGGTGGTGCGCtgtcaaacaggaacactgtctgtattcctggttcctgctgtgaaactttactcgacacttctgcgAGAAAGTCGAtgaagacagcccagtggaccttgtccGCAATTGTCCAATGAAAAAGGCCAATCGCTGACATGCAGGCTATAGCATTTACATTCGCCCCCATCGCCctagttgacaaacggcatgctggaacacctcgtttcgcccttccgaaactgcgcgagcaccaCACATTCAATTTGGTCTCGTCGAAGTGGCATCGTGTTAGC encodes the following:
- the LOC142785115 gene encoding gamma-secretase subunit Aph-1-like translates to MFRYLAFRTLRQAENALEVVNLVGSELDVVLFRYHSTYACVSGLGFGATSAATAMLNVLADVADGPGTLGFFGDHNSMDYVFFSAMASSFSVLHTLWSVIASRALILRQNCVFLFVPAAHLFTSSMTMLSQQAHVDVRYKVIPFVSVGVVLYLTAVTAFIVSGGTPKNLLTCLRNLRRGTSVPSNVPERIVFHPEPL